A section of the Triticum dicoccoides isolate Atlit2015 ecotype Zavitan chromosome 7A, WEW_v2.0, whole genome shotgun sequence genome encodes:
- the LOC119334173 gene encoding transcription factor bHLH133-like: MDRGLVQGSSPLVGEMGEGHGWRSMNNLRPPFEQNNPSISLPSTSTSTFSSPINSFSSLLLSNHYPLPTTSTAPWHDSSNSNHAQQLQDPWNHLFMPTSGELANEEERHKTLEGQALFPATTTGEGEEGDGSSAAGHIYSNTARHGSSQAGDEFQLAMSSPSPWSRGVQHYHNTLQQQASSITSPTSLGNNILDFSNNGSPRECTSTASGAAFKKARTQEPSPAQSTVKVRKEKLGDRITALHQLVSPFGKTDTASVLLEAIGYIRFLHGQIEGLSSPYQLGGGGGDGGAGSGSSSSKQRHQASVQQKERSSIFPEEPGQLLHGDATRKRGRPDQDEDSCEEAMTKDLRSRGLCLVPVSCAPDFGADVGPADYWTVAPPFGMGFGR, from the exons ATGGATAGGGGGCTCGTCCAGGGATCATCACCACTAGTGGGGGAGATGGGGGAAGGCCATGGATGGCGGAGCATGAATAATTTGAGGCCCCCCTTTGAGCAGAACAATCCATCGATTTCCTTGCCCTCTACCAGCACTTCAACCTTCTCCTCCCCGATCAATTCGTTCTCATCTCTGCTCCTCTCGAATCATTATCCACTGCCTACAACGAGCACTGCGCCTTGGCAcgacagcagcaacagcaaccatGCTCAGCAGCTCCAAGATCCATGGAACCATCTCTTCAT GCCAACCAGTGGTGAATTAGCTAATGAAGAGGAGAGGCACAAGACTTTGGAAGGCCAGGCGTTGTTTCCAGCTACAACCACCGGAGAAGGGGAAGAAGGCGATGGGAGCAGCGCCGCCGGCCACATCTACAGCAACACCGCTAGGCATGGGAGCAGCCAAGCTGGTGATGAGTTCCAATTGGCAATGTCCTCTCCATCTCCATGGTCCAGGGGTGTTCAGCACTACCACAACACCCTGCAGCAGCAAGCTTCCTCCATCACCTCCCCCACCTCCCTCGGAAATAACATCTTGGACTTCTCAAACAACGGTTCGCCACGTGAG TGCACGAGCACAGCATCTGGAGCAGCTTTCAAGAAGGCTAGGACCCAAGAACCCTCCCCGGCTCAATCTACTGTTaag GTGAGAAAGGAGAAGCTAGGGGATAGAATAACTGCCCTTCACCAGCTCGTCTCCCCATTTGGGAAG ACTGACACTGCGTCTGTACTCCTTGAAGCCATTGGATACATCAGATTCCTACACGGTCAAATTGag GGCCTGAGCTCGCCGTAccagctgggcggcggcggcggcgacggcggtgcggGCTCCGGCAGCTCCAGCTCCAAGCAGCGGCACCAGGCCAGC GTGCAACAAAAAGAAAGGAGCAGCATATTTCCAGAAGAGCCTGGCCAG CTGCTACATGGCGATGCCACGAGGAAGAGAGGACGTCCCGACCAG GACGAAGACAGCTGCGAGGAAGCAATGACGAAGGACCTGCGGAGCAGGGGGCTCTGCCTCGTCCCAGTGAGCTGCGCGCCGGACTTCGGCGCCGACGTGGGGCCAGCTGACTACTGGACGGTGGCGCCGCCTTTCGGGATGGGGTTCGGCCGGTAG